Proteins encoded in a region of the Vibrio ponticus genome:
- a CDS encoding response regulator: MKAFSNLKVLIVDDASIVVVTLKSMLIKIGFNDRLISYCSSARASMQLARQEQYDLILCDYNLGRGMNGKQVFEEMKHHGLLHDKSVFVLITGESSATVVHSIVELKPDDYLLKPFNVMSLKERVTSAINRKHTLYKLYKMQSKHQFEEGLALCDELLPFYPEYHFTISRFKGEFLSRLELHDESKQLYESILARKEYDWATIGLANSLMHLGEKKTAQNMINKMLASKPNSTVLRTAAANLSLINNEIPTAIRHFELASKMVRGNSDRELVICNLCLAVGDYQNALERYRIYMEINKETYRNTVYAKLNLIRVILYSCHNCAPEEKVSRLNEAKSLYTHIAGMKEAEKLKAELDLILAHIALEEQQYRLAISKLNQVHRQLGLAHFYPFNQFAWLLNQMSFDTEFNKLIPKCSESIQRNQNEHIYASQMTMLKQLQQANTEKLQWLESKHKYIQANKMTLTELIKIYIEINTRCPFLQTVSMSIIKILAKRLPREADINLLKHVVTQCDLVLRQLMDPEELEKANYEQLHQTILENLTQS, from the coding sequence ATGAAGGCATTTTCTAATTTAAAAGTCTTGATCGTCGATGACGCATCTATCGTTGTCGTCACCCTAAAAAGCATGCTAATCAAGATTGGTTTTAACGACCGTCTCATTAGCTACTGTTCAAGCGCTCGTGCCAGTATGCAGCTGGCACGACAAGAACAGTATGACTTGATCTTATGCGATTATAACCTCGGTCGAGGAATGAACGGTAAACAGGTGTTTGAAGAAATGAAACACCACGGTTTGCTGCACGACAAATCTGTGTTTGTTCTTATCACTGGTGAAAGTTCCGCTACGGTAGTACATTCAATAGTAGAACTTAAACCTGACGATTATCTGCTGAAACCATTTAACGTCATGTCGTTGAAAGAACGCGTCACCTCAGCTATCAATCGCAAACACACGCTGTATAAACTCTACAAAATGCAGTCAAAGCACCAGTTTGAGGAAGGGCTGGCGCTCTGTGATGAACTGCTGCCATTTTATCCAGAATATCACTTCACTATTTCGCGTTTTAAAGGTGAGTTTTTAAGCCGACTTGAACTCCATGACGAGTCAAAGCAGCTTTATGAAAGCATCCTCGCACGCAAAGAATATGATTGGGCAACCATTGGTCTTGCTAACTCTCTGATGCATTTAGGAGAGAAGAAAACCGCGCAAAACATGATCAATAAGATGTTAGCCTCTAAGCCAAACAGTACCGTGCTGCGCACAGCAGCAGCCAACCTTAGCCTGATCAACAATGAAATTCCAACCGCAATTCGTCATTTTGAACTTGCGAGTAAAATGGTACGCGGCAACTCAGATCGCGAATTAGTCATATGCAATTTATGTCTTGCAGTCGGCGACTACCAAAACGCCCTAGAGCGTTATCGTATTTACATGGAGATCAACAAAGAGACTTACCGAAATACGGTTTATGCCAAACTAAACCTGATTCGTGTCATTCTCTATTCATGCCACAACTGCGCTCCAGAAGAAAAAGTTTCACGTTTAAATGAAGCCAAGAGCCTTTATACCCATATCGCGGGTATGAAAGAAGCGGAGAAACTCAAAGCAGAGCTCGATCTTATATTGGCGCACATTGCTCTAGAGGAACAGCAGTATCGTTTGGCGATTAGCAAGCTCAATCAAGTTCATCGCCAACTTGGTTTGGCTCACTTCTATCCATTCAATCAATTTGCTTGGCTACTCAATCAGATGAGTTTTGATACCGAATTCAATAAGCTAATCCCTAAATGCAGCGAGAGTATTCAACGTAATCAAAACGAGCACATCTATGCCAGCCAGATGACGATGCTCAAACAATTACAACAAGCCAATACCGAAAAACTGCAATGGCTTGAAAGCAAGCATAAGTACATTCAAGCGAATAAAATGACACTAACCGAGTTGATCAAGATTTACATTGAGATCAACACGCGCTGCCCATTCTTGCAAACCGTTAGCATGAGTATCATTAAAATTCTCGCCAAACGACTCCCCCGAGAGGCAGATATCAATTTGCTTAAACATGTCGTCACCCAATGTGATTTGGTACTTCGTCAATTGATGGATCCAGAAGAACTTGAGAAAGCCAATTACGAACAATTACATCAAACTATCCTTGAAAATCTAACTCAATCTTAA
- a CDS encoding EAL domain-containing protein, with protein sequence MNILIIEDDIIQATKLKLSLVALGYHQITIARDAQTALTICQGEPINFVICDINLPDMDGVQALSNLSAISTNVGIAIHSAVKEDVIELTSNMCIAAGFKFVATIQKPHTIDSLKEVFEQYNNGIELSTEDARHIVLSEEEVLTAFEQSWFANYYQPQFDAKTRQVVGVEALIRCIHPRYGVLTPASFLNTIHQLDMSDRLFWHVAEKAISAISLLNSHINLSINLSQSNFEQDMCDDLLELCKSYNFAPSRLVLELTEHEAYSYSRNSLANLARLRMHGICLSIDDFGTGHASLSQLTLLPFTELKIDRSFIKNVTTDYRNQQLAAMCIQLANALGLNCVVEGIEDEETLQYLVTLGVDCYQGFHACKPLPIAALWEYIGQTVDHDALELEHSQHRAIVLSPNAASSNAISKTMAKDGLFATIDTIKSLEQLYCYDNIQSITLLVIDMDFVEHSAGELLTQLSSTNFVGSVCLLEGNNPILEELSNSSYYCFVANKNPRYTKTIAATLMDREKASIQKIYQLLSTQEINVANLLLSGFNNKKIAATLEISEKTVSTYKNRIFKKLDIQSVVELAQFSK encoded by the coding sequence ATGAACATACTAATCATTGAAGACGATATTATTCAAGCAACCAAGCTGAAGTTGTCTCTCGTTGCCTTAGGCTATCATCAAATTACCATTGCAAGAGATGCTCAAACAGCGTTAACCATTTGCCAAGGTGAACCGATCAACTTTGTCATTTGTGACATCAACCTACCCGATATGGATGGTGTGCAAGCATTGTCGAATTTATCTGCCATCTCGACCAATGTCGGGATAGCAATTCACAGCGCAGTCAAAGAAGATGTCATCGAACTCACCAGCAATATGTGTATTGCTGCTGGTTTCAAATTTGTCGCAACGATACAAAAGCCTCACACCATTGATTCGTTAAAAGAAGTCTTTGAGCAATACAATAATGGCATCGAACTGTCGACCGAAGATGCGCGCCACATTGTACTGAGTGAAGAAGAAGTATTAACTGCGTTTGAACAAAGTTGGTTTGCCAATTACTATCAACCGCAGTTTGATGCCAAAACCAGACAAGTTGTCGGCGTAGAAGCGCTAATACGCTGTATCCATCCAAGATACGGTGTTCTCACACCGGCAAGCTTTTTGAACACGATCCACCAGTTAGATATGTCTGACCGACTCTTCTGGCATGTGGCAGAAAAAGCCATTTCAGCGATTTCACTACTTAATTCACACATCAACTTGTCGATTAATTTGAGCCAATCAAATTTTGAACAAGATATGTGCGATGACTTACTTGAGTTATGTAAAAGCTACAACTTTGCCCCTTCACGCCTAGTTCTCGAATTAACCGAGCATGAAGCATATTCTTACAGTCGTAATTCGCTGGCAAACTTAGCTCGTCTGCGTATGCATGGCATCTGCTTATCGATTGATGATTTTGGTACAGGACACGCCTCTCTAAGCCAATTAACTCTGCTACCGTTCACTGAACTAAAAATCGACCGCAGTTTTATCAAAAACGTGACAACCGATTACCGTAATCAGCAATTAGCCGCAATGTGTATTCAGCTTGCTAACGCTCTTGGTTTGAACTGTGTAGTAGAAGGGATTGAAGATGAAGAGACACTGCAGTATTTAGTCACGCTTGGCGTTGATTGCTATCAAGGTTTCCACGCTTGTAAACCATTGCCAATCGCGGCTCTGTGGGAGTATATTGGTCAAACCGTCGACCACGACGCGCTTGAGTTGGAACACAGTCAACATCGAGCCATCGTACTTAGCCCGAATGCAGCCTCTTCAAACGCGATCAGCAAAACCATGGCGAAAGATGGCTTATTCGCCACGATTGATACCATCAAGTCACTGGAACAACTCTATTGCTATGACAATATTCAAAGCATCACTTTACTCGTGATTGATATGGACTTTGTTGAGCACTCAGCCGGTGAACTGCTCACTCAACTCAGCTCAACCAACTTTGTCGGTTCGGTTTGCTTACTTGAAGGTAATAACCCTATTTTAGAAGAACTGAGCAACAGCAGTTACTACTGCTTTGTTGCTAATAAAAACCCTCGCTATACAAAAACAATTGCTGCTACCTTAATGGACAGAGAAAAAGCGAGTATTCAAAAGATTTATCAATTGCTGTCGACCCAAGAAATCAACGTCGCGAATTTATTGTTGAGTGGATTTAACAACAAAAAAATCGCAGCAACCCTTGAGATCAGTGAAAAGACCGTCAGCACTTACAAAAACCGTATATTCAAAAAATTGGATATACAGTCCGTAGTAGAGTTAGCACAATTTAGTAAGTAA
- a CDS encoding ATP-binding protein codes for MPTEKWAPYWGGVHNPSGLYHSLLSNLADSLEMKLVYRGYDSFDDTYTALEQHQIDASFGFVKTKSRKKKFAFSTPLISLKKIIWLRDKHLSGLPLSEWEWVCVSGGLDCEVAKHLGAQKITSSDNINLLAKLVQQGEADATLTTIMEVEQYINDPLLSNGKVILDNNIGKVDIGIMLAKDRPQLKTLINQAIDENDLDKKATKLSNIHLLNEQAQWKLLQNQQQRKTIRYTIAAKAYPLSYLDPNTQTVKGYVHDLLKLLEQKTLFTFEYVPANGRNVEQMLADGTVDLLPGHYMHHVDKNLVLATTPYTSTEYGLIATREEHGERKLAVLDPTSVLCDFVDNIRIYEPIHAYTNTKELLEALNNGDITHALVDQTIIDNYMNHAREQFFDLVEKPRYMDFSTPLTMVVRNDSELLHNMLSRMVSIVTPTEIETLKNRHNKVIIHYGYDKAMVNSYLAGIIAISVLLFGGTVVLFYVLAGHLKRSRNINKLSQSEISWLSTLLDSMPNMILITDKSGKVVFTNQAYNTELENCVCPQKSNDNNECYFATAAMNQHSASIFQFPDCHCSLSNRHFQIRHQTITHPQHGSTHYMTVIDDVSADKQKEDLLQQSNLRAMKAVEAQSEFLAVVSHELRTPIAAMLGLMELLQLNLREPQDTELLKNAIQSAHRLKSQVNEILDFSKIEASQLQIDIRRHNLFDELCPTLRSYETSAQLKGLDFVFYWQPSAIVEANFDSLRINQVIGNLLSNALKFTEKGKIEVDIIIDNQQLTISVRDSGCGMTPTQLGNVFKPFVQANKGVSRRYGGTGLGMSISKNLIELMGGQIDISSELTIGTTVVITVPIVGHKVKVDIDPYHDVDNAMARQWLALWRGESTVIVRDDLACSNENLYPDRLLQQAMINQDEETAPVSLAMSNPIGKVLVADDDLINQMLMRKQLTLLGVEFVIVDNGRSAYEYLQQKDNDVVMIITDCHMPDMDGFELTEAIKNQPLPLNLLPVIGCTAEDSRVVAEKAQKCGMNDVLYKPYTLEDLRQMVKKYQPSRHNHELVDEHIGWLDDHSESEQSEMGAVVIESFTQEILLLNDENSDADSVIHRIKGSSALLDMETLTKLTIQYENASTSADQALIKQAVIAELIKTKNSIYLWLKERQQA; via the coding sequence ATGCCAACTGAAAAATGGGCGCCATACTGGGGTGGTGTCCACAACCCATCCGGTCTTTATCACTCCTTACTCTCTAATCTTGCTGACAGTTTGGAGATGAAACTCGTCTATCGCGGATACGACTCGTTTGATGACACCTATACGGCGTTGGAACAACATCAAATTGACGCGTCGTTTGGCTTTGTAAAAACCAAATCGAGAAAGAAAAAATTCGCTTTCTCGACCCCTCTAATTTCGCTCAAAAAAATCATCTGGTTACGTGACAAACACCTCTCTGGCTTACCTTTATCAGAGTGGGAATGGGTGTGTGTTAGCGGCGGTCTTGACTGCGAAGTAGCCAAACATTTAGGGGCGCAAAAAATCACGTCCTCCGATAATATCAACCTGCTGGCTAAACTCGTTCAGCAGGGAGAAGCGGACGCCACACTCACGACGATAATGGAAGTCGAGCAGTACATTAACGACCCGCTTCTCTCCAATGGCAAAGTGATTTTAGATAACAATATTGGCAAAGTGGACATTGGTATCATGTTAGCCAAGGATCGCCCACAGCTGAAAACTCTCATCAATCAAGCTATTGATGAAAACGACCTCGACAAAAAAGCCACCAAACTATCTAACATTCATCTGCTTAATGAACAAGCACAATGGAAGCTTTTACAGAATCAACAACAGAGAAAAACCATTCGCTATACCATAGCAGCAAAGGCATATCCTCTCTCTTATCTCGATCCAAACACTCAGACTGTCAAAGGCTATGTGCATGACTTGTTGAAATTATTGGAACAAAAAACCCTATTCACGTTTGAATACGTACCGGCAAATGGTCGCAACGTAGAACAAATGCTGGCAGATGGTACCGTCGACCTTTTGCCAGGTCACTATATGCATCATGTAGATAAAAACTTGGTGTTAGCGACCACTCCCTATACGTCTACTGAATATGGCTTGATTGCAACACGCGAAGAGCATGGTGAGCGCAAACTCGCCGTGCTTGATCCGACCAGCGTTTTATGTGATTTCGTCGACAATATCCGTATCTATGAACCGATTCATGCGTATACCAATACGAAGGAGCTTTTAGAGGCACTCAATAATGGTGATATTACCCACGCATTGGTCGACCAAACCATCATAGATAACTATATGAATCATGCTAGAGAGCAGTTCTTTGATTTAGTCGAAAAACCACGTTACATGGATTTTAGTACCCCGCTGACTATGGTGGTACGTAATGACTCTGAACTGTTACACAATATGCTATCGCGTATGGTATCTATCGTGACACCAACAGAAATTGAGACGCTGAAAAACCGCCACAACAAAGTGATCATTCACTATGGTTACGACAAAGCCATGGTGAACTCATATCTTGCGGGCATCATTGCCATTTCAGTATTACTGTTCGGTGGTACTGTGGTTCTATTCTACGTGCTTGCCGGTCACCTCAAACGCAGTAGAAACATCAATAAGCTCTCTCAAAGCGAGATCAGTTGGCTATCAACTTTACTCGATAGCATGCCGAACATGATTTTGATTACAGATAAAAGTGGTAAAGTGGTGTTTACCAACCAAGCTTACAATACCGAGTTAGAAAACTGCGTTTGTCCGCAAAAATCCAACGACAATAACGAGTGCTATTTCGCAACTGCGGCAATGAATCAGCACAGTGCCTCAATATTTCAATTTCCAGATTGCCATTGCTCTTTGTCTAATCGCCACTTCCAAATTAGGCACCAAACCATCACGCATCCTCAGCATGGTTCTACGCACTACATGACGGTGATAGATGATGTGAGCGCAGACAAACAGAAAGAAGATCTGCTGCAACAATCTAACCTTCGTGCAATGAAAGCCGTTGAAGCACAGAGTGAATTTTTGGCAGTGGTTAGCCACGAGCTCCGCACCCCTATTGCTGCGATGCTGGGGTTAATGGAACTATTACAACTTAACTTGCGCGAACCACAAGATACCGAATTACTAAAAAATGCGATTCAATCTGCACATCGTTTGAAGAGCCAAGTGAATGAAATTCTTGATTTTTCAAAGATCGAAGCGAGCCAATTGCAGATCGATATTCGACGCCACAACCTTTTCGATGAGCTGTGCCCTACTTTGCGTAGCTATGAAACGTCTGCACAACTGAAAGGATTGGATTTTGTCTTTTACTGGCAGCCAAGCGCCATTGTAGAAGCAAACTTTGACTCACTCCGTATTAACCAGGTCATTGGCAATTTGCTATCCAATGCCCTCAAATTTACCGAAAAAGGTAAAATCGAAGTCGATATTATTATTGACAACCAACAACTTACCATCTCCGTAAGAGATTCGGGTTGTGGCATGACTCCGACTCAACTTGGCAATGTGTTTAAACCATTTGTGCAAGCCAATAAAGGAGTATCTCGCCGCTACGGCGGTACTGGTCTTGGCATGAGCATTAGTAAGAATTTAATCGAGCTAATGGGTGGACAAATAGACATTAGCAGTGAGTTGACCATCGGCACTACTGTGGTTATTACGGTCCCTATTGTCGGTCATAAAGTGAAGGTCGATATCGATCCTTACCATGATGTAGACAACGCAATGGCTCGACAATGGCTTGCGCTATGGCGAGGAGAGTCAACCGTCATTGTTCGCGATGATCTCGCTTGCTCAAATGAGAACTTGTATCCCGACCGCTTACTGCAACAAGCTATGATCAACCAAGATGAAGAGACCGCACCGGTTTCACTTGCAATGAGTAACCCTATAGGCAAAGTACTCGTTGCCGATGATGATTTGATCAACCAAATGCTCATGCGCAAGCAGTTGACCTTGCTTGGAGTTGAGTTTGTCATCGTCGATAATGGGCGCTCAGCGTATGAATATTTGCAACAGAAAGACAATGATGTCGTGATGATTATTACCGACTGTCATATGCCCGATATGGATGGTTTTGAACTAACAGAAGCAATAAAAAATCAACCACTACCGCTGAATTTGTTGCCTGTTATTGGATGCACAGCAGAAGATTCTCGTGTTGTCGCAGAAAAAGCTCAGAAATGTGGTATGAATGATGTACTGTATAAACCATACACTTTGGAAGACCTCCGCCAAATGGTGAAAAAATATCAACCTAGCAGACACAACCATGAGCTAGTCGATGAGCATATTGGTTGGCTAGATGATCATAGTGAGTCTGAACAGTCTGAAATGGGTGCAGTCGTCATTGAGTCTTTCACTCAAGAAATCCTGTTGCTCAACGATGAAAACAGTGATGCTGATTCCGTGATTCACCGAATTAAAGGCTCTTCCGCTCTATTGGATATGGAAACACTGACTAAGCTTACAATCCAATATGAAAACGCGTCGACATCCGCTGATCAAGCATTGATAAAACAAGCCGTGATCGCCGAGCTGATTAAAACCAAAAACAGCATCTATCTTTGGCTTAAAGAAAGGCAACAAGCATGA
- a CDS encoding SslE/AcfD family lipoprotein zinc metalloprotease, whose product MKIKFIVSAISAALIAGCNDDSINVTSETPTGPEVPEVVIPTHFSSKLSVGGQIISGDVSCNGEVLGEEAKITLAYGDDIRCYFGNVELASFPPFVYKQESNLKTIPSESMVIDGDHSRNAHAVLRKVSTCPSENRICLEEINSFDIAEVYQNLDDEALVKEFLTPQPEENTGEAPSSHVDDTVIPEVSTGTNDDKFGQEGAFVSANVEENLAYKPSSESALPTLATLTDISGQKPIAGVQFYTRSKRGTTDENGQFEFVWGEEITFGIDTFNFGKVKGNQVSYKLTDVTGNTVVQQNIQQLAERYDTDSSAETITFGPKVHEVFALYPNVINEVINLSLPNGAALLDDKGNPTGFKTPDEFSAQFNTGLAALIDAELNKASSYQFSRMFDQSKTVSMQSGGYVTDTLTALYKQVDQFHVFHDTYSWYGASGSARGQRALNLSNRAFPIMMARNDNSHWLGFGEEAAWTRGSGKDQKAYFVDATVLDSNSTIELERPMKLAKDNVTFNLPFVASGEIGSGKIVYMGNSMYPSIISCPDNYWAGAELSINGEEQACNYKGTFEEQTADSRNDDGSMATFFANMFNWFDTEYKNKTIASNIELGYAFETWKADKTYPFFVSPSFGFSNYEYYSSGQFGDLIPETTPILILQGYEQLTSGYETKATLANIDKPILTPEDISDLIRYVSNGGNILVMEAIGPRNPEPIARLFDSAGMAVGESNTVFTRQAYCGSSYYCHGDIAPNVHAQLTGGLVVYERYADTSKITIEENAEGKGTVVWPGPVDMPTLEIPRFKDANNEAKGEYAFFAVNSEEEKLAAIAKIKKEFPQAPVCKDPYEYEVNCIEYREGHGIQTRGNYLRPDFTRYPMNQEVVAAMVKAANLGDNITALYNHELYYRTKSQQGERLPSAELNAVYDNLSIWLWNNENYQYDSSVQDELGFQTLVQFLNCYTSNAHQQGANVACPDELGQSLVDNNLIHANGELNPSYPLNYMEKPLTRIMLGRSYWDHDIVVDTTVYPGRPKQIGTSADATIQTYRNPVTFAANNRQATGLWAPQLENVTVTGGTAGTITVALVDDLTGRNNHELALNRPPRVETSFAYNGSSLTFKVPYGGLIYISPAASQEQATVTYKFDNVVKGSYWKNDAWLHGYNDDVPLADIDTGHFIYTTPVKNVQNAEKVRSFVVDINRFANAASDFYGRDQNELVGDHRRFTSPSVLPEHRHHFVNDRQISIGAAHSGYPVQSSSFNVNATTIPTNPVNDWLLWHEVGHNLAAAPFSVAGSTEVTNNILALYMQELREDLPEMTRIKLDIQKMDTWMSMHGGHAWSEADAGIRLVMFGQLKLWAEDHFDINKWYSADVLPTVFDTEKQGWNLFKLMHRMARGETFAEDANYCNQQATGLNASDTMMVCASYASGYDLRDFFLQWNPGEVKADMPNGESDYSGGITSNGLATLNQLDLPTAPKSPLSYTSL is encoded by the coding sequence ATGAAGATCAAATTTATTGTAAGCGCCATTTCAGCTGCGCTTATCGCGGGCTGTAATGATGACAGCATCAATGTTACATCTGAAACCCCCACCGGGCCTGAAGTCCCTGAAGTAGTCATTCCTACCCATTTCAGCTCTAAATTAAGCGTGGGTGGGCAAATTATTTCTGGTGACGTTTCTTGTAACGGTGAAGTCCTTGGTGAAGAGGCTAAAATTACATTGGCTTATGGTGACGACATTCGTTGCTATTTTGGCAATGTTGAATTAGCTAGCTTCCCACCATTTGTCTACAAGCAAGAATCTAACTTAAAGACTATACCATCAGAGTCGATGGTCATTGACGGGGATCACTCGCGTAATGCTCATGCCGTTCTACGTAAAGTAAGCACCTGTCCAAGTGAAAATCGCATCTGCTTAGAAGAAATCAACAGTTTTGATATTGCCGAGGTTTATCAAAACCTTGATGATGAAGCCTTGGTAAAAGAATTCTTAACCCCACAACCTGAAGAAAATACCGGTGAAGCGCCATCGTCTCACGTTGATGACACTGTAATACCTGAAGTATCAACCGGAACAAATGATGACAAGTTTGGTCAAGAAGGTGCGTTTGTTTCTGCGAATGTTGAAGAAAACCTAGCTTATAAGCCGAGTTCCGAAAGTGCATTACCAACACTAGCTACTCTGACCGACATCAGTGGACAAAAACCGATCGCAGGTGTTCAATTCTATACGCGTAGCAAACGTGGCACGACAGACGAAAACGGTCAATTCGAGTTTGTATGGGGTGAAGAGATCACTTTCGGTATCGACACGTTTAATTTTGGTAAAGTGAAAGGTAACCAAGTCAGTTACAAACTAACCGATGTGACTGGTAATACAGTTGTTCAACAAAATATCCAACAACTCGCTGAACGCTACGATACAGATTCTTCAGCAGAAACGATCACTTTTGGTCCGAAGGTTCACGAAGTGTTTGCTTTGTATCCTAACGTTATCAACGAAGTGATTAACCTATCCCTGCCGAATGGTGCTGCCTTACTTGATGATAAAGGCAACCCAACTGGGTTCAAAACACCAGACGAATTCAGCGCGCAATTTAACACAGGTCTGGCAGCACTGATTGATGCTGAACTTAACAAAGCTTCAAGCTACCAGTTTAGCCGCATGTTTGATCAATCAAAAACAGTTTCAATGCAATCTGGTGGTTATGTAACCGATACCCTGACCGCCCTATACAAGCAAGTTGATCAATTCCACGTATTCCATGACACCTACTCTTGGTATGGCGCGAGCGGTTCGGCTCGTGGTCAACGCGCACTCAACCTATCTAACCGTGCTTTCCCTATCATGATGGCTCGTAACGACAACAGTCACTGGCTTGGGTTTGGCGAGGAAGCGGCTTGGACTCGTGGTTCAGGTAAAGATCAAAAAGCTTACTTTGTTGATGCCACCGTCCTTGATAGCAATTCAACTATCGAGCTTGAGCGCCCGATGAAGCTAGCAAAGGACAATGTTACTTTTAACCTACCGTTCGTTGCGAGTGGCGAAATTGGTTCAGGTAAAATCGTCTATATGGGTAACTCTATGTACCCAAGCATCATCTCTTGTCCAGACAACTACTGGGCAGGCGCAGAGCTAAGCATTAACGGCGAAGAACAAGCCTGTAATTACAAAGGAACATTCGAAGAACAAACCGCTGATAGCCGCAATGATGATGGTTCGATGGCGACTTTCTTCGCCAATATGTTCAATTGGTTCGACACAGAATACAAAAATAAAACCATTGCTTCGAATATCGAACTTGGCTATGCATTTGAAACATGGAAAGCAGATAAAACTTATCCATTTTTCGTTAGCCCGAGTTTTGGTTTCAGCAATTACGAATACTACTCAAGTGGTCAATTTGGTGATTTAATCCCTGAGACTACACCAATTCTGATTTTGCAAGGTTATGAGCAATTAACCAGTGGCTATGAAACAAAAGCGACTTTGGCGAATATTGATAAGCCGATTCTAACTCCAGAAGACATTAGTGACTTAATTCGCTACGTCAGCAATGGCGGTAACATTTTGGTAATGGAAGCCATTGGTCCTCGTAACCCAGAGCCTATCGCTCGCCTGTTTGACTCAGCAGGTATGGCGGTTGGTGAAAGTAATACCGTTTTCACTCGCCAAGCTTACTGTGGTTCTAGTTACTACTGTCATGGCGATATCGCGCCTAACGTTCATGCACAATTAACCGGTGGACTAGTCGTATACGAGCGCTATGCGGATACATCCAAGATCACTATCGAAGAGAACGCTGAAGGCAAAGGGACTGTGGTATGGCCTGGTCCTGTCGATATGCCAACATTGGAAATCCCTCGCTTTAAAGATGCAAACAACGAGGCTAAAGGTGAATACGCGTTTTTTGCAGTAAACAGTGAAGAAGAAAAACTTGCGGCTATCGCAAAGATAAAAAAAGAGTTCCCTCAAGCGCCTGTATGTAAAGACCCATACGAATACGAAGTTAACTGTATTGAGTACCGTGAGGGGCATGGCATTCAAACTCGCGGTAACTACCTGCGTCCAGACTTCACTCGTTATCCTATGAACCAAGAAGTGGTGGCTGCGATGGTTAAAGCCGCTAACCTTGGCGACAACATCACGGCGCTTTACAACCATGAGTTGTACTACCGCACCAAGTCACAGCAAGGTGAACGCTTACCAAGCGCAGAACTCAACGCGGTCTATGACAACCTATCAATTTGGTTATGGAACAACGAAAATTACCAATACGATAGTTCAGTGCAAGATGAACTAGGTTTCCAAACGTTAGTTCAATTCCTAAACTGCTATACCAGCAATGCCCATCAACAAGGTGCCAATGTCGCATGTCCTGATGAACTCGGACAGTCTTTAGTGGATAACAATCTAATCCATGCGAACGGCGAGCTAAACCCAAGCTATCCGCTCAATTACATGGAGAAGCCACTAACCCGTATCATGCTGGGTCGTTCATACTGGGATCACGATATTGTTGTCGATACTACCGTATACCCTGGTCGCCCTAAACAAATAGGCACATCAGCTGATGCGACTATCCAGACATACCGTAACCCTGTGACGTTTGCAGCCAATAACCGCCAAGCGACAGGTCTATGGGCTCCACAACTGGAAAACGTAACAGTAACCGGCGGTACCGCTGGTACTATTACGGTAGCTTTAGTTGATGACCTGACAGGGCGAAACAACCATGAACTTGCGCTTAACCGTCCGCCTCGAGTGGAAACAAGCTTTGCTTACAATGGTTCATCGTTAACGTTCAAAGTACCTTACGGTGGTTTAATTTACATTTCTCCTGCCGCTAGCCAAGAGCAAGCGACGGTTACATACAAGTTTGATAATGTAGTTAAAGGATCGTACTGGAAAAATGACGCGTGGTTGCATGGCTACAATGATGACGTACCGCTAGCGGATATTGACACTGGTCACTTTATCTATACCACTCCAGTTAAAAACGTTCAAAATGCAGAGAAGGTTAGAAGTTTCGTAGTAGATATAAACCGCTTTGCGAATGCAGCTAGCGATTTCTATGGGCGCGATCAAAACGAACTGGTTGGTGATCACCGCCGATTCACTAGCCCTAGTGTACTACCTGAACACCGTCATCACTTCGTAAATGATCGTCAAATCTCAATTGGTGCAGCTCACTCAGGTTACCCAGTTCAGAGCTCATCATTCAATGTGAACGCAACAACCATTCCAACCAATCCGGTAAATGATTGGCTGCTGTGGCATGAAGTTGGACATAACCTAGCCGCTGCTCCATTCAGTGTTGCGGGTTCAACCGAAGTGACCAACAATATTCTCGCACTTTACATGCAGGAATTACGCGAAGATCTGCCTGAGATGACACGTATCAAGCTTGATATTCAAAAAATGGACACTTGGATGTCAATGCATGGCGGTCATGCTTGGAGTGAAGCGGATGCTGGTATTCGTTTGGTGATGTTTGGTCAGTTAAAACTTTGGGCCGAAGATCACTTTGATATCAATAAATGGTACAGCGCTGACGTATTGCCTACAGTGTTTGATACAGAGAAACAAGGTTGGAATCTATTTAAGTTAATGCACCGTATGGCTCGTGGCGAAACATTTGCTGAAGATGCCAACTACTGTAATCAACAAGCTACAGGCTTAAATGCGAGCGACACCATGATGGTCTGTGCGTCATACGCATCAGGCTATGACCTGCGTGATTTCTTCTTGCAGTGGAACCCAGGCGAAGTGAAAGCAGATATGCCAAATGGTGAAAGTGACTATAGCGGTGGTATTACATCAAATGGCTTAGCTACGCTCAACCAACTAGACTTGCCAACAGCACCTAAATCTCCACTGAGTTACACAAGTTTGTAA